TTccgttgtaacaaaaaaaaacatgcatttaaataatttaattattttaatatatgaaAAAACATAATTTGGAAATTTTACATATTTTCTAATATGTTTCATGATCAGAAATTTacttttttctaaaattattgATAATATGAAACTTATTTATTTTGGACCCGTTAAATAGGAATTGAAAAGGGGTAAAGAAAGGCCTCTGGTTCTCATGAGGGAAGCAAGTGCCTAGTGGTTTTAAAAGGGAATCCTCCACGCTGCTTATGATATTTTGAATGTCTAATCTCCTACTTCCTTGTTATTTACGTGTCTGCCTATCCAACCTTATGTTCACACACATGTAAAATTTTAAAGAGTAAGATTGTGACTAAAATGAGAAGAGGACATGGGTTCATCTATATCTATGGGATCCATGATTAACCACGACAATCCCACACAATCACAGTATCCCAGATGATAATATAACATGCGAGAAATATATGCTTCTTCTTGTTGATCTCAAATAACACTGAGAAGGAAATAGAAGTCAAGTTTATTCATTACTTGGTTGAACGTGGTACCATGACTAATCAAAACAATAATTTAACACTTAACGAAGGGAGACATAGATTTGAAAAGTTTCTCGGCAGGTTCTAAATGCCtagtaataataattttttaaaaaaattctgagAGAAATTAACTTATTGAATTACTTACCTCTTTAATTAAAATTCCATAATGGGTGTATCAGAATATCCACTTGCATTTTTTCCGAATTCCATGACAATATTTGTTCTGTTAGTTTCTTGGTAGCGGGCTTTCTTCACTCAACAGTTCAAAAAGATATGGGCCTGCTCAAATGAGATGTATTTAATAGAACATCTCACCAATCCTTTAAGAGGGCGTTGAGCTATAGAAAAAAACAACAATTCTAATACGCATTATTGTGCTAAAAATTCTAGACTGAAACAATCAGTCGGTCATAAGATAAAGGGAAGATGcaaatcaaatattttttgcCTGAGGACATGACAGCAAAAGCATATGAAACAAATTTTGATTCAGAGTTGCAAACAGGACAACAATTTCAATACTTTTATGGTAAGTGTAAATTTATATATTCCATCATCATTTACACCAATAATGCCATACAATGCAAATTCCATACTTAGTTTTTGCTAATCCATTCCAACATTATCATAATTAATACCATGATACGACAAAACTGTCTTATTCTTCCAATCAATTGTCCTTAAATTCCTTCAATCActaccttcatcatcatcaatcatCAACCTTTCAATCTTCATCAGTTTACAAAAATGCCTGAAACCACAAAAACCTGTTCCCTTTTCCGATACAATTCGCCTTTTGTTCAGATCTTCCTTATTGGGTTGGTCTGTTTTTGCTGCCCCGGAATGTTCAACGCCCTCTCCGGCATGGGTGGCGGTGGCCAAGTCAATCCCACAGCCTCCAACAACTCCCTCACTGCTCTCTACACCACCTTCGCCGTCTTCGGCATCCTCGGCGGTGGCATCTACAACATCCTAGGCCCTCACCTCACCCTCTTCGCCGGTTGCTCCACCTACGTCCTCTACGCCGGTTCCTTCCTCTACTacaaccaccagcagcaccaaACGTTTGCAATAGTCTCCGGCGCGCTTCTCGGGATCGGAGCAGGGCTGTTATGGGCGGCCCAGGGTGCTATCATGACCTCTTACCCTCCGGTGAACAGAAAAGGCACTTATATTTCTATTTTCTGGAGTATTTTCAACATGGGTGGTGTGATTGGTGGTTTGATTCCTTTCATTTTGAATTACCACCGTGGTGATTCAGCTGCTACTGTGAATGATGGAACATACATTGGTTTCATGGTGTTTATGTCACTTGGGGCTGTTTTGTCACTGACTATCTTGCCGGCGAGTAAGGTTGTTCGTGATGATGGGACTAGATGCACCAACATGTTGTACTCCAATGTTGCAACAGAGTGTGTGGAGATTCTCAAATTGTTCTACAATAACAAGATGCTTCTCATGCTTCCTGCTGCTTGGGCTAGCAATTTCTTCTACACTTATCAATTCAATCATGTCAATAAGACACAGTTCAATTTGAGGACAAGGGGTTTGAACAATGTGTTCTATTGGGGAGCACAGATGCTGGGGTCTGTTGGGATTGGTTACATAATGGATTTCAGTTTCAAGAGCAGGAGTAAGAGGGGGATTGTGGGAATTGGTGTGGTTGCTATTCTGGGATCTGCTATATGGGGTGCTGCACTTGCTAATCAGATTAAGCACCAAAAAGGGGAGATCTTGGATTTTAAGGACTCAGGTTCTGGCTTTGCTGGACCCTTTGTCTTgtacttttcttttggtttgctGGATGCCATGTTCCAGAGCATGGTGTACTGGGTTATTGGAGCTCTGGCTAATGATTCTGAGGTTCTTAGCAGGTAATTAACTAATGCAAAGCAGAATCTGTTCTAttcataacatgtttggatctgCAAACCACGTTTCTCAACCTTGAATTCCAAGGGCTAACGTGAAAGAGGCTTCTCATCTCCTGTGGTATTCAGTTGAAACCAAACATGCttcccaaaattgattttggtttcagAAAGGATTTCAAAACATACACTCAATTGTTTGATTAATTATTCTATTCGTGACTGTCTTAGCTTTTACTCAATGAAAAATTATGATTGATCAGCTATTAGCATGTTTGAATGAGCTTTAACGAATTCTGGCACACAAAGCTGCTTAGAGAGGCTTcttctcataattgattttggctttatgATCAATTTTAGAAAGATTATCAGATAGCATTATGTTGTTTTATTACTTGAAATTTGATAATCAATTTACCTATTGTTTACAGGTACACTGGATTCTACAAAGGGATACAAAGTGCTGGGGCAGCAGTTGCACGGCAAATTGATAACCACAATGTGTCCCCTATGTCCCAATTGGTTGTAAATTGGGTGCTCACTACAATAAGCTATCCTTTACTATTGGTTCTGGTAGTGTTGGCAGTGAAAGAGGATGAGAATGCAATAGAGGAACCTGTCAAACAAGTTGCTCCTTCTTCTGTTTACAATGACTCTGTCCAATAGCAGTTTTCTGTTGAATCCAAAAATCAAATGACCTTTTTGTCTTCTTTTTGTTGTGATGTACTTTTCATCGTTAACACGGAGTATGAGTCTGAGGCACAAGGTGTTAGCAAAGTAAGCTATTACTTTAACAATATGATATTCAAATGGAAAGCTTTGTTGTCACTTTATTCAACTCTTCACTTTTAAATAAGTTTTATAATATATCAGAAAAGAACAAATCTAACCTTATCTGATACATCAGAAGTCAACATAAAGATGAGAGTTAAAGGAGCTAAATTACTCCTAAAGTTGAGGCAAGGCTATTTCTACTGAACTATACAAAACTAATTCCTAAAGCCTAGGACaatattttgataaaaaaagaCTTAGGGCAATATTGTCCAAGTAAAATAAAGTAATATTAAAATCTAACTTTACCAGATACATAAAGGTAAAGATGAGAGTTAAACAAGCTAACTTGCTCCTGAAGTTTAAGAAAGCCCATATTTACTGGACCATAAAACTGATTCTTAAATCATAGGCCAATATTGTCCAGGCAAAATAAAGCAATTGAGACAAATATCTAACATTTCCTCCCTTCAACTGAAAAAGTGCTGCTTCTCCAGAGTGTCCAAGGTGCAAAAACCCAATAACTTTCTCAAACTTTGAAAGGGAAGGAATTTGAGTGGTTTGTAAAAATGTCAACCATCATATCTTCATGCTTAattacacttttggtcccccacaaaTAACAAATGTGCATTTTTGTCCTAAACGTTTGAAAATAGCAGAATCAGTCCCACACGTTTGTCTCCGTTAGCGTTTTTGGTCCCTCCGTTAAAATTCTAACAGAAGTTACTTATTGCACCCCCATTTTACTATTCTCACCCTCACTAGGACCAGAAATACACATTTATCATTCGTGGgaaaccaaaagtgcaattaagtttaaaaaataaaaaaacaagaaaCCCATCAACCACTTCTTCTTATTCTTTTTCTCCCAATTCTCATCTCTCCTTATGCTATGTTATCTGTCCATACCCAGGTGTAGGTTCATCATTAACTTCCAATGAGAATCTGTAAGAAAAAATAAGTATAAGTTTGAAAATTAACACTGCGTATCTCACATGTTTGTGCATGATGAGTACTTGCAGGCCTGGCAATAAAGACTTGCAACCATGTGTGTGAATGGATAAAAGATGtggaaaatgaaatatttttgctAGGAGCTAGCCCCTTTTCATGGTGATTCCCATGCAAATACTGTAAACATGtacaataattttaatttaatacagTGATGCCAACAAGAAGTGGAAGCCATTGTGGATCATTAAAAGGAAATATTTCTCTAATCATTTAAGAActtgatggagaagaagaagtggttggtgagtttcttggttttttttattttttaggcttaattgcattttttgtCCCCCACGAATGATAAATGTGCTTTTATAGTCCCAGTGAGGGGTGAAAATAGTAAAATGGGGTGCAATAAGTAACTTATGTTAGAATTTTAACGGAGGGGACCAAAAACGCTAACGGAGACAAACGTGTGGGACTGATTCTGCTATTTTCAAACGTTTAGAACAAAAAATGCACATTTATTATTCGTGGGGacaaaaaatgcaattaagcctatctTCATTTATCCAATACTTCAAGACAATTATTCCATCTTTGTTGGATTGGGCAATGTAACATTCACctgatatatataatttttgttaCGGCAAAAAGGGTTAGCACCAATCATAACATATACATGATTAATTTCTTCACTCCCATGCTCTACTACAATCTTTCCAAGCCAAATGTCCCATTTCCTTTGTCGGTCTAATATTTTAGGCATGTCTCATAAGTTTGaatttcaaacacaataacaaaATTTGTTATTCTAGGTTCCCTTTGTCAACTaagaattttaaattaattagagAACTCACAAGATCCATGTTTGTACTTTCACTGTTTCACAGGCCTGTTCCAGCACACATGTTTCTCACAAACGACCTTGTTCGGCTGCTATATCCATGTCAATGTGTTCTCGCAAACTTGGGAAAGATGAAATGAGGGTCACGTGAGAGATTATATGATATAATCTCAATCTttgaattttaataatattaagggtcataagttttttaaaaatataattttataactttgttatttttttttttttttgtaattttgtatCATTAACATTGCAAATtctttaattatattaatagGCCGTGACTGAGAAATCGATGTGAGTTGAGTTCGGTGATGactatttttcttattaatttcaTCCCTTTATATTTATATACCGCTTCGTGACTTGTTCGTCTTCTTCACGTTCAACCTACCTACCATTACCAAGCCTTGACCGCTTGAGacagtgagagtgagagagaccCAGAAGAGTCTCTGGCCATGGCGTCTTCATTCTCAACTCAACTGCTTCAATGTCAGACCCCACTTCCTCGTCTTCCTCATATTCAGgttattcttaattttatttttttgctgtATGTTAGTGGAACCTTGTTTATTAGGTGCACTGTTTAAAATCAAGTTGGCTTTGCTAGCTTATTGTAACAAACTACCCAGATTGATTTCATTAATATTTGAATGGGATTATTTTTCAATCAAGCTATCATAATCTGTAATGAAGTATATTCCTTTGTGTATATGGGGTTTGGGGGTTGCAATGGGCCAACTGTGTGTGAATAGTATTAATGGGAAAAATTTGCTACCCTTTTTTCTTCAGGGTAATTTTGGGCAAGACATGTTCAAGGTTCGAAGGCCACATATGGTTTGTAGCGGAACTAGATCACAGATTGGTTACTGTAAAGCATTAGCTTCAAGGTCACATTATGCTTTGAGGTTTTCTACCACTCAGCAACCTGAAGGAAGATCAATTAGATATCGGAGAATGAAATGCCTCAATGCTGCGGAGATTGTAAGTTCTTCATTTTAAGTTTCTGGTTTGAGAATTTGCTGTTAGAATCATTGCAAGTTAGTGTGAGATAATGGAGAAGTTGAAGGGTTGGACTTttgggtttactttctgtctaCTTGAGCAATAGGACATGAGTGAAAGCAAAAATGTTTTGACCATTTCCCAAACAATTTTTATAACGGGGAAAACATTGAAACTAAGTGTCATTTTGTAAATGTAAACagaaaatattttatcaaatCAAACAGATTCTAAATGACTTCTGAAACCTAGACTACT
This is a stretch of genomic DNA from Lotus japonicus ecotype B-129 chromosome 1, LjGifu_v1.2. It encodes these proteins:
- the LOC130730976 gene encoding UNC93-like protein 1; the encoded protein is MPETTKTCSLFRYNSPFVQIFLIGLVCFCCPGMFNALSGMGGGGQVNPTASNNSLTALYTTFAVFGILGGGIYNILGPHLTLFAGCSTYVLYAGSFLYYNHQQHQTFAIVSGALLGIGAGLLWAAQGAIMTSYPPVNRKGTYISIFWSIFNMGGVIGGLIPFILNYHRGDSAATVNDGTYIGFMVFMSLGAVLSLTILPASKVVRDDGTRCTNMLYSNVATECVEILKLFYNNKMLLMLPAAWASNFFYTYQFNHVNKTQFNLRTRGLNNVFYWGAQMLGSVGIGYIMDFSFKSRSKRGIVGIGVVAILGSAIWGAALANQIKHQKGEILDFKDSGSGFAGPFVLYFSFGLLDAMFQSMVYWVIGALANDSEVLSRYTGFYKGIQSAGAAVARQIDNHNVSPMSQLVVNWVLTTISYPLLLVLVVLAVKEDENAIEEPVKQVAPSSVYNDSVQ